A window of Desulfovibrio sp. X2 genomic DNA:
TCGCCACCGGAGGGGATCGGGCAAGACGGGGAGCAGGGCGAGGAGATTCTGCCGGCAGGCTCGTCGGGCCTGCCCGGGGCCCCGGGAGGACAGAACGCATGACGCTCTCCCCCGAGATCGTGCGCATCCTGCGCTGCCCGGCCTGCGGGGGCGGCCTGTCGGGCCCGGGGCCGGGGTTCTCCTGCCCCGCCTGCGGCGCGGTCTACGATCCCGCGCCCGGAGGGAGCGGCGGCGGCGAGGGCGGGCGGCCGGACCTGCGCCTGCGCGCGCCGCTGCGCGTCATGCAGGAGGCGGTCCTCGGCCGGGCCGCGGCCGTGCCCCCCGGCATCGACCTCGCGCCCCTGCGCGCCAACCCGGCGCCGGAGGTGGATTTCTCCGGCCTTCCCCGCACGACCCATCTCGCGCCCGTGCTCCTGAGCCACTTCCCGGCCGCGAAGCGCCGGGGAGAGCCCGCCCTGGACCTCGGCTGCGGCCGGGGCAGGCACCGCGCGGCCGTGGAGCGCGCGGGCTGGACCTGGACGGGCGCCGACTATGCGGCCGAGGCCGCGCCGCTGCTCTGCGACGCCCACGCCCTGCCCTTCGCGGACGAGTCCTTCGGCTTCGTACTCTCCATGGCCGTGCTCGAGCACCTCTCCCACCCCTACCGCGGCTGCGCCGAGGTCGCGCGGGTGCTCAGGCCCGGCGGCCGCTTCATCGCCACCATGGCCTTCCTCGAGCCCTTCCATAAGAACAGCTTCTTCAACATCTCCCACCTGGGCGCGCTGTCCCTGCTCGAGGCCTCCGGGCTCAGGCCGCTCTTCGTGGCGCCGGGGCGAAACGGCCTCTATTCGCTCGCGCGCATGGGGCTCTTCGCCGGGCTGCCCAAGCGCCTGGCCCACGGCCTGGTCATGCCCGTGGACCTGCTCCACCGCCTGTGGTGGAAGATCGGCCGCAGCCGCTGGCCGAGGTTGACGGAAGGCTGGCGGAAGGTCATTCTCTCGGGCGACGTGACGGTCGTCGCCGAGAAACCGGCGAGATGAAATTTACGAGGGTTTGCTTGACAGCCTCTTTCAAAGCGTCTATGCAATCCCTCCTTTGAGTGATGATTCCGCAAGGAGACGCGTAACATGAAAACTTGGACCCCCACCCCGCAGGACATCAAGCGCGATTGGCTCATGGTCGACGCCCAGGACAAGATCCTCGGCAGGCTTGCCACCCAGATCGCCATGCGCCTGCGCGGCAAGCATAAGCCCGAGTTCGCCCCGCACATGGACAACGGCGACTTCGTGGTCGTGGTCAATGCCGAGAAGATCAAGGTCACCGGCAACAAGCTGCTGGACAAGAAGTACTACCGCCATACGGGCTTCCCCGGCGGTCTCAAGGAAACGAGCCTGCGCGACCAGCTCGCCAAAAAGCCGGAAGAGGTCATCCGCCTCGCCGTGCGCGGCATGCTGCCGAAGAACCGCCTGGGCCGCCAGCTTCTGAAGAAGCTCAAGATCTACGCCGGGCCCGAGCATCCGCACGGAGCCCAGGAGCCCAAGCCCTTCGACATCTAGGGCCAAAATTTAGGACCGGAGCACGAACATGAGCCAGGAATTTTTCTACGGCACCGGCAAGCGCAAGAACGCTGTCGCGCGCACCCGTATCTACCAGGGCAAGGGTGACATCATCGTCAACGGCCGTCCCTACGAGGAGTACTTCCCCAGGGCGACGCTGCAGATGATCATCCGCCAGCCGCTCAACCTGACCAAGACGCTGGGCAAATTCGACATCCGCATCAACGTCGCCGGCGGCGGCGTGGCCGGTCAGGCCCAGGCGGTGCGTCACGGCATCTCCCGCGCCCTGCTCACGGTCGACCCCGAGATGCGCGGCGTGCTCAAGAAGGCCGGCTTCCTGACCCGCGATTCGCGCGTCAAGGAGCGCAAGAAGTACGGTCTGCGTTCGGCTCGCGCCCGCTACCAGTACTCCAAGCGCTAAGCCGCTACGCCTCTCCTCGCATATCCAAGGCGGGACCCGAAAGGGCCCCGCCTTTTTCCGTTTGCTTTTTTCCGGCCGTTCGGAGACGGCCCGGCTCGCCGAAGGGCCTACTCCTCCGCCGACAACTCGCCCAGGCACTCCTCGAGGGAGCGCTCCCCCGTGGACAGCGGCTTGGTGAAGCAGATCCCGAAGCGGCGGCCGGAGCACCAGACGATCTCGGCCTTGCGCGTGCCCATGAGCTCTCCCACGAGCCCTTCCTGCGGCATGAGCATGACCTTCTCGCCCTTCCTGAAGACGGGCTGCGGCATGTCGGGCGAAAGCTCGAGGAGCGCCCCGGACAGCGACAGGTCGCGCACCAGGTGCTCGCACTCGCCGCCCTTGCCCACCACGGTGCAGCGCACCTCCACGTCCAGGACCACGCGCGGCGCGGCGCGGCGTTCCAGCACCACGTCCTCGGCCGCCACGTCCTCGGCCGCCACGTCCCCGGCCTCTGCGTCTGCGGACGCCTCGGCGGCCGCAGCCCCGGCCCCTGATTCCGCTCCGCCTTGGGGCGCCGCATCCGGAGAGGTCGCGGCGGCCGCGCCCTTGCCCTTGAGCTTGCGGGCCACGAAGTCGAGGAACAGGCGGGCCTGCTCGAATTCCGGATTCAGGGCCAGGGCCTTGCCCAGGTACTCGGCGCAGGCGGTCTTCTCGCCGCTGTGCCAGCAGGCGCGGGCCAGGTTGAAGAGCAGGTGGTCGTCCTCGGGGTTCAGGCGCAGGGCCTTCCGGTAGTGGTGGATGGCGGCCTCGTAGTCGCCCTCCTTGCGCAGCTCGATGCTGCGCGCGTTGACCTCGCAGGTGAAGTCGAAGGAGACCTCGCCCATGTTGGGCAGGGCCGCGAGCAGCTCCTTGGCCAGGCGCTGCCCGGCCGCGGCCGCGCCGGACTGCGGCGCGGGGCCGTCTCCCTCCTCCGCGCCTTTGGCCGCTCCGTCCGCCTGTCCGCCCCCGGCGGCGTCCGCCTTCCTGCGGTCCGCGGCCTGCAGCGCCTTGAACATGAGCCGCTCCTTGCGCTCGAGGCCGGAGAGGTCCACGTAGCCCTCGTTCCTGCCGATGCGCGAGCGCAGCCGCTCGAGGATGCTCTCCACGTGCTCGGAGTAGTGGCCGGGGTCGGGAACGAAGTCCCTGAGAAAATCCGCGCGGCTGACGCGCTTGGTGAAACCGGCGGGCATGTTCTCCGCGTTCAGCGGCTGGATGAGGTAGCCCTCCTCGTCCGAGCGCAGGACGAACCAGTAGACGCGCGTGACCACGGCCTTGCGCGTGCCGCCCTCGCCCACATGATCCGTCTTCTCGCTGTAATAGACGCCGAGAATGCGCGGCATGATGCCCCCCTGTCTTTCCCCACCTCTGCCTAGCACCGCCCGCGCGTATCGGTCAAACGTCATTCTCACGGCGAGGGCCGCGCGGCCGGGCGTTGCCTTTTGCGCGACTCTGTGCTCAAACCGCCGCCATGTCCAAACGACGCCACATCACACCGAGCCTGCTGGCCGCGACGCCGGACGGGCAGATCGTCGAGCATCCGGATCTGCTCATGGTCGTGCGCCGGGGCCGCGAGCTGGCCCTGCCCCGGCCGGACGAACTGATCCCCCTGCCCGAGGGCTCGGACCTCTTCCTGCTCGAGGGCCGCAGCGCCGTGGGGCTCGACCCCGAATCCGGCGAGGCCGCCGTGCTCGACGACCTTGCCGTGGCCGCCTTCGTCTGCCCGGCCCACACGCTTTGCGCCACCGCGGCCTACGCCACGCGCGAGGGCGCCCCCGTGCTGCCGCTCTTCGCCTATGGCGCCGTGGGCTTCTTCGAGGACCGGTTCTACGTCGCGGCCAAGCGCGTGGACACGGACATGCGCCAGGTCTTCACGAACATAGACCCCGAGCGCATCCGGCGCGGCGCGGAACAGCTCCTCAAGCGCTTTCCCAAAAACCGGCTCGTGCGCCACCTGGGCGGCTGCGCCCTGACCTACTCCTGCCCGGCGGCGCGCAACCTGGCGCTCGGCCGCTTCGAGTGCCCCCTGCCCACGGCGCAGAGCTGCAACGCCTCGTGCCTGGGCTGCATCTCGGCCCAGCCGCCGGATTCCGGCTTCTGCGCCACGCAGGACCGCATCACCTTCCGCCCCACGCCCGAGGAGATCGTGGAGGTCATGCAGGCCCACGGCGCAAAGGCCAAGAAGCCCATCTTCTCCTTCGGCCAGGGCTGCGAGGGCGAGCCCCTGACCGAGGCCAAGACCATCGCCTCGGCCGTCCGGCTGTTCCGCGACCAGGGCGGGCAGGGCACGGTGAACGTCAACACCAACGGCAGCCTGCCCGCGACCATGGCCCCCCTGGCCGCAGCCGGGCTCGACTCCATCCGCGTGAGCCTCAATTCCGCCCGGCCCGAGGCCTACGCCGCCTACTACCGGCCGCGCGGCTACTCCTTCGAGGACGTGCGCGAGACCATCCGCGAGGCCAAGGCCCACGGGCTGCACGTCTCGCTCAACTTCCTCTACTTCCCGGGCTTCTCGGACAGCGAGGCGGAGTACGACGCCCTGGCGGGGCTGGTCGAGTCCACCGGGCTCGACTTCATCCAGATGCGCAACCTGAACCTCGACCCCGAGCTCTACCTCGCGACCATGGAGCAGGCCCTGGGCGAGGAGGCCGTGTCCGGCCCGTCCATGGGCCTCGCAAACTTCATGAAGCGGCTGAAGAAGGCCTGTCCCTGGATCGGCTTCGGCTACTTCAACCCCTACCTGGAGCCCGACCGGCCGAGGTAGCGGCACTGCCGTGCTCCAACCCGGAGCCGTGGACGATCGGCCCGGCGACGCCTCCTGTTCCAGGCCGTTCAAAAAGCGAAAGGGCGCCCTCCTAACGGAGGGCGCCCTTTCGCTTTTATGTCTGCCGCTTGCGCTACGCGCACTCGGGCGGGAAGTCGACGACCACCTGCTCCTCGTGCTTGTCCAGGGCCTCGATCTCGCCGATGACCGTGGCCGGGGCGCCCGCGCCGGACAGGCGGCCGACCACGTCGTCGCAGATGTCCGGGCTGACGATGCAGACGTAGCCGATGCCGCAGTTGAAGATCTGCAGCATCTCGGGCCAGGAGAGCCTGCCCTGCTCCTTCAGCCAGTCGAAGACCGGCGGCATCTTCCAGCTCCCGAAGCGGATGCGGGCGGCCACGCCGCGCGGCAGCACGCGGGGGATGTTGTCGTAGAAGCCGCCGCCCGTGATGTGGGCCATGCCCTTGACCTCGAGGTCGCGCAGCACGGCCTTGATGGGCTTCACGTAGATGCGCGTGGGCGTCAGCAGGACGTCGGCCACGCTCTGTTCGGTGCCGGGGAAGGTGTCGTCGCCCTTGAGGCCGGATTCGGCCAGGAGCTTGCGCACCAGGGAGTAGCCGTTGGAGTGCACGCCCGAGGAGGCGAGGCCCACGATCCTGTCGCCCACGGCCACGCTCGAGCCGTCCACGATGCGCGCGTTGTCCACGATGCCGACGCAGAATCCCGAGAGGTCGTACTCGCCGTCGGCGTAGAAGTCGGGCATCTCGGCGGTCTCGCCGCCGAGCAGGGCGCACTCGGACTCGCGGCAGCCCTCCACGATGCCCGCGAGCACCGTGGTCGCCTTCTGCGCGTCGAGCTTGC
This region includes:
- a CDS encoding class I SAM-dependent methyltransferase, whose translation is MTLSPEIVRILRCPACGGGLSGPGPGFSCPACGAVYDPAPGGSGGGEGGRPDLRLRAPLRVMQEAVLGRAAAVPPGIDLAPLRANPAPEVDFSGLPRTTHLAPVLLSHFPAAKRRGEPALDLGCGRGRHRAAVERAGWTWTGADYAAEAAPLLCDAHALPFADESFGFVLSMAVLEHLSHPYRGCAEVARVLRPGGRFIATMAFLEPFHKNSFFNISHLGALSLLEASGLRPLFVAPGRNGLYSLARMGLFAGLPKRLAHGLVMPVDLLHRLWWKIGRSRWPRLTEGWRKVILSGDVTVVAEKPAR
- the rplM gene encoding 50S ribosomal protein L13 → MKTWTPTPQDIKRDWLMVDAQDKILGRLATQIAMRLRGKHKPEFAPHMDNGDFVVVVNAEKIKVTGNKLLDKKYYRHTGFPGGLKETSLRDQLAKKPEEVIRLAVRGMLPKNRLGRQLLKKLKIYAGPEHPHGAQEPKPFDI
- a CDS encoding radical SAM protein, translating into MSKRRHITPSLLAATPDGQIVEHPDLLMVVRRGRELALPRPDELIPLPEGSDLFLLEGRSAVGLDPESGEAAVLDDLAVAAFVCPAHTLCATAAYATREGAPVLPLFAYGAVGFFEDRFYVAAKRVDTDMRQVFTNIDPERIRRGAEQLLKRFPKNRLVRHLGGCALTYSCPAARNLALGRFECPLPTAQSCNASCLGCISAQPPDSGFCATQDRITFRPTPEEIVEVMQAHGAKAKKPIFSFGQGCEGEPLTEAKTIASAVRLFRDQGGQGTVNVNTNGSLPATMAPLAAAGLDSIRVSLNSARPEAYAAYYRPRGYSFEDVRETIREAKAHGLHVSLNFLYFPGFSDSEAEYDALAGLVESTGLDFIQMRNLNLDPELYLATMEQALGEEAVSGPSMGLANFMKRLKKACPWIGFGYFNPYLEPDRPR
- a CDS encoding tetratricopeptide repeat protein; amino-acid sequence: MPRILGVYYSEKTDHVGEGGTRKAVVTRVYWFVLRSDEEGYLIQPLNAENMPAGFTKRVSRADFLRDFVPDPGHYSEHVESILERLRSRIGRNEGYVDLSGLERKERLMFKALQAADRRKADAAGGGQADGAAKGAEEGDGPAPQSGAAAAGQRLAKELLAALPNMGEVSFDFTCEVNARSIELRKEGDYEAAIHHYRKALRLNPEDDHLLFNLARACWHSGEKTACAEYLGKALALNPEFEQARLFLDFVARKLKGKGAAAATSPDAAPQGGAESGAGAAAAEASADAEAGDVAAEDVAAEDVVLERRAAPRVVLDVEVRCTVVGKGGECEHLVRDLSLSGALLELSPDMPQPVFRKGEKVMLMPQEGLVGELMGTRKAEIVWCSGRRFGICFTKPLSTGERSLEECLGELSAEE
- the rpsI gene encoding 30S ribosomal protein S9, translated to MSQEFFYGTGKRKNAVARTRIYQGKGDIIVNGRPYEEYFPRATLQMIIRQPLNLTKTLGKFDIRINVAGGGVAGQAQAVRHGISRALLTVDPEMRGVLKKAGFLTRDSRVKERKKYGLRSARARYQYSKR
- the purM gene encoding phosphoribosylformylglycinamidine cyclo-ligase — translated: MSDRASAYTAAGVNIQAANSFIDGIKKMVGSTFTKGVVTDIGGFGGLFKPDISGMQEPVLVAGTDGVGTKLKLAFDFDRHDSVGIDLVAMSVNDILVQGAKPMFFLDYFATGKLDAQKATTVLAGIVEGCRESECALLGGETAEMPDFYADGEYDLSGFCVGIVDNARIVDGSSVAVGDRIVGLASSGVHSNGYSLVRKLLAESGLKGDDTFPGTEQSVADVLLTPTRIYVKPIKAVLRDLEVKGMAHITGGGFYDNIPRVLPRGVAARIRFGSWKMPPVFDWLKEQGRLSWPEMLQIFNCGIGYVCIVSPDICDDVVGRLSGAGAPATVIGEIEALDKHEEQVVVDFPPECA